Proteins from a genomic interval of Magnetococcus sp. PR-3:
- a CDS encoding ATP-binding protein yields the protein MKIKTFSQLSLSQKLHHLVLKTTTLALIFSSVIFVAASIYTHKEQLQERTSVLMRVIATNSSAALTFDDTDTARMVLSALQAEARILAAELYNKSGQLIANYTQDGYQIDSNSEMAAHITDTQHSHAGQTLFETHFSLKQMNMHGPIFFDGELIGFLSLTANLIPLYYFLLSFLAVTLAVMLATIALAVLLSRNHQQQLIAPILSLSKGIEIVSDTKDFSIRVEQQSQDEIGDLVEGFNFMMGQINLRDVELRTHRKELENTVADRTRELTQLNLELKDVAHEALLSKQIAEEANQAKSDFLAKMSHEIRTPINGILGMTELMLTQKASLSDTHTHYADTILRSGRLLLTIINDILDFSKIEAGKLTVERRPFDLGRLLIEMSDLFKERLQSSDLHFELNIDQGLPKHFNGDPNRLNQILINLVGNAIKFTEQGSIIVRVATVRPHKSHPLIRFEVQDTGIGIPVKVKETIFSAFNQADDSITRRFGGTGLGLTICSGLVERMQGHIGVESEEGQGSRFWFTLPLEMATESQAQEITTATRDEETSSYPQYPARILLVEDNLVNQEVASGSLALFGCEVTKANHGQEAVDCIHQQRFDLVFMDCGMPVMDGFEATRQIRRYEQQESLAPTPIIALTAHAISGTREACQDAGMDDYLTKPFNLQEIGEALRNWLPTNMIATHKANVEPIQTVTAEIENPNCLLDAEVIGRLLMIGKQSKQDILGKMVQHYLSQLPTQMATIQEHAQGSALEQVWVTAHSLKSASANLGLTYLADLFKQLEHQAKQEEPVDALIAEIHSELPKCKDALSQLLENSVH from the coding sequence ATGAAAATCAAAACATTCTCTCAGCTTAGCTTGTCGCAAAAGCTTCACCATCTGGTGCTCAAGACCACCACACTGGCATTGATTTTTTCCTCGGTAATCTTTGTTGCGGCCTCCATCTATACCCATAAAGAGCAGCTTCAGGAGCGTACCTCAGTTTTAATGCGGGTTATTGCCACCAACTCCAGTGCTGCACTTACGTTTGATGATACGGACACAGCCAGAATGGTGCTGAGCGCACTTCAAGCAGAAGCGCGTATTCTTGCTGCAGAACTTTACAATAAATCCGGACAACTTATTGCCAACTACACCCAGGATGGATATCAAATAGATTCCAACTCTGAAATGGCTGCACATATTACAGATACTCAACACAGCCATGCAGGTCAGACACTCTTTGAAACCCACTTCTCACTCAAACAGATGAATATGCATGGCCCCATCTTCTTTGATGGTGAGCTCATCGGCTTTCTCTCCCTAACAGCCAACTTAATTCCACTCTATTACTTTTTGCTCTCTTTTCTCGCTGTTACCTTAGCAGTCATGCTGGCAACCATTGCCCTAGCAGTTCTTCTTTCGCGAAACCACCAACAACAGCTGATTGCGCCCATTCTCTCTCTGTCCAAAGGAATTGAGATTGTTTCCGACACCAAGGATTTTTCCATTCGGGTTGAGCAGCAGAGCCAAGATGAAATCGGTGATCTGGTGGAAGGTTTTAACTTTATGATGGGCCAGATAAATCTGAGGGATGTGGAGCTAAGAACGCATCGCAAGGAGCTGGAGAATACCGTTGCAGATCGTACACGGGAACTGACGCAACTCAACTTGGAGTTGAAGGATGTAGCCCATGAAGCACTGTTAAGTAAACAGATTGCCGAAGAGGCCAACCAGGCTAAAAGCGACTTCTTGGCCAAAATGAGCCATGAGATTCGCACCCCGATCAATGGCATATTGGGCATGACTGAGTTGATGCTTACCCAGAAAGCATCCCTATCGGATACCCATACCCACTATGCGGATACCATTTTACGCTCTGGCCGTCTGCTGCTAACCATCATCAACGATATTCTTGATTTTTCAAAAATTGAAGCGGGCAAGCTTACTGTAGAACGTCGCCCATTTGACCTGGGACGTTTGCTGATCGAAATGTCTGACCTTTTTAAAGAGCGCCTACAAAGCAGTGACTTGCACTTTGAACTCAACATAGATCAGGGGCTCCCAAAGCATTTTAATGGTGACCCCAACCGCCTTAACCAGATTCTTATCAACTTGGTGGGCAACGCCATAAAATTTACCGAACAGGGCAGTATCATTGTTCGTGTGGCCACAGTAAGACCCCACAAAAGCCACCCATTGATCCGTTTTGAAGTCCAGGATACGGGCATCGGTATTCCGGTGAAGGTCAAAGAGACCATCTTCTCGGCCTTCAACCAAGCAGATGACTCCATAACACGGCGCTTTGGCGGTACCGGGCTGGGGTTAACCATATGTAGCGGCTTGGTAGAACGCATGCAGGGCCATATCGGTGTGGAGAGTGAAGAGGGCCAAGGTTCCAGATTCTGGTTTACCCTACCGCTGGAAATGGCAACCGAATCCCAAGCTCAAGAGATCACCACAGCGACCAGGGATGAAGAGACCTCCAGCTACCCTCAATACCCTGCGCGCATCCTTCTGGTCGAGGACAATCTGGTCAACCAGGAGGTTGCCTCCGGCTCCCTGGCTCTGTTTGGTTGTGAAGTGACCAAAGCCAACCATGGTCAGGAAGCGGTTGATTGCATCCACCAACAGCGTTTTGATCTGGTCTTTATGGATTGCGGCATGCCGGTTATGGATGGCTTTGAAGCCACGCGCCAAATCCGTCGCTATGAACAGCAAGAGAGCTTGGCTCCGACCCCGATCATCGCCTTAACGGCCCATGCCATTAGCGGCACCCGTGAAGCGTGTCAGGATGCGGGCATGGATGACTATCTGACCAAGCCATTTAATCTCCAGGAGATTGGTGAGGCGCTACGCAATTGGCTCCCCACCAATATGATCGCTACACACAAGGCCAATGTTGAACCCATCCAAACAGTTACAGCAGAGATAGAGAACCCCAACTGCTTATTGGATGCCGAGGTCATCGGTCGTCTACTGATGATTGGTAAGCAGAGCAAGCAAGATATCCTTGGCAAGATGGTCCAACACTACCTAAGCCAACTGCCCACGCAGATGGCGACCATCCAGGAACATGCCCAGGGCAGCGCTTTGGAACAGGTATGGGTCACAGCCCACAGCCTGAAATCTGCCAGTGCCAATTTGGGACTGACCTATCTGGCTGACCTCTTTAAGCAGTTGGAACATCAAGCCAAACAAGAAGAGCCCGTGGATGCTTTGATTGCAGAGATCCATAGCGAGCTACCAAAATGCAAAGATGCGTTGAGCCAGTTACTGGAAAACAGCGTCCATTGA
- a CDS encoding EAL domain-containing protein: MNKAMQSYTPRLLIVDDAFAERLPMRAVLEQEGFDIDEAESGHEALEMLNKGRYDGIILDVVMPTMNGFETCREIRKLASGRLIPVLMVTGLDDHASITEAYNAGATDFLTKPVNWDLVGHRVRYLLRSSRLAQDLDLSQQELVEKQELLDAFINNSPAAISIKGLDRKYKMANPEFIRHCVYKDKNIFGSTDHDLFHKGFSNQVMEHDDLVLKEKSPKRFEEHCMEDGCNRVHFSVRFPIMNAQGEATGVGCISTDITESKKTQESLLLARRVIESTNESIMITDPNGVILDVNSAFEEMTEFGREEAIGNKPSLLKSGRHAVDFYKEMWETLLLTGQWEGEVWDRRKSGDVFPKRLAISAVKNSDGMTQYYVGISTDITTQKATEEKLQQLAFFDPLTNLPNRTLFRDRLTHEIDQAARRKDQFAVLFIDLDRFKHVNDSLGHDVGDELLIQVSKRIEACLRRSDTVARLGGDEFTVILSTESNPHIYAQIAEKIISELRQPFHIRDRQLYIGASIGIVSYPAEGLTYEQLTKNADTAMYRAKAAGGSSYRFFSSEMDEENMSRLSLEEELHMAMERDELALHYQPKVDLVSNSVVGVEALIRWYHPSKGTVSPVQFIPLAEENGLIIPIGQWVLETACQQARTWLDQGIDSVRVAVNLSGRQFQNPNLLDEIQVTLDRFNLPRGSIELEITESVAMDDVEKTVAIVERMRAMGLHISVDDFGTGYSSLSYLKKLPLDCLKVDQSFVRDLMSDSDDAAIVDSIISLARSMNLSVVAEGVETLDQLSFLKEKDCDEVQGYFFSKPLPAEAMTQLILNPALTLQAAG, encoded by the coding sequence ATGAACAAAGCCATGCAGAGCTATACGCCGCGTCTATTGATCGTAGACGATGCCTTTGCCGAACGGCTGCCCATGCGTGCTGTTTTGGAGCAGGAGGGGTTCGACATTGACGAAGCAGAGAGTGGTCATGAAGCTTTGGAGATGCTCAATAAAGGTCGCTATGACGGCATCATTCTGGATGTCGTCATGCCCACCATGAATGGCTTTGAGACCTGCCGTGAGATACGCAAGCTCGCTTCTGGACGCCTAATTCCAGTGCTTATGGTGACTGGTTTGGATGACCACGCCTCCATCACCGAAGCTTATAATGCCGGTGCCACCGATTTTTTAACCAAACCTGTCAACTGGGATCTGGTGGGGCACCGGGTCCGCTACCTGCTGCGTTCCAGTCGTCTTGCCCAAGATCTGGATTTGAGTCAGCAGGAGTTGGTGGAAAAGCAGGAGCTGTTGGATGCCTTTATCAACAACTCCCCCGCCGCCATTAGCATCAAAGGACTGGATCGAAAGTATAAAATGGCCAATCCGGAATTTATCCGGCATTGCGTCTACAAAGATAAAAATATCTTTGGATCCACCGACCATGACCTGTTTCATAAAGGCTTTTCAAATCAAGTCATGGAACATGATGATCTCGTACTTAAAGAAAAATCGCCCAAAAGATTTGAAGAGCACTGTATGGAAGATGGCTGTAACAGAGTGCACTTTTCTGTACGTTTCCCCATCATGAATGCCCAAGGGGAGGCCACAGGGGTCGGCTGCATCTCCACCGATATAACCGAGTCCAAAAAGACCCAGGAGAGCCTGCTTCTAGCCCGTCGGGTCATTGAGAGTACCAACGAATCCATTATGATTACCGACCCAAACGGTGTGATTCTGGATGTTAACAGTGCCTTCGAAGAGATGACAGAGTTTGGCCGTGAAGAGGCCATCGGCAATAAACCCTCCCTCTTAAAATCTGGCCGACATGCTGTCGATTTCTATAAAGAGATGTGGGAGACACTGCTGCTGACTGGGCAATGGGAAGGTGAAGTGTGGGACCGGCGCAAAAGTGGTGATGTTTTCCCCAAACGGCTTGCCATCTCTGCGGTGAAAAATTCCGACGGCATGACCCAATACTATGTTGGCATATCCACCGACATCACCACACAAAAAGCCACAGAAGAGAAACTGCAGCAGTTGGCTTTCTTTGACCCATTGACCAATTTGCCCAACCGCACACTTTTTCGCGATCGTCTGACCCATGAGATCGACCAAGCTGCGCGTCGTAAAGATCAGTTTGCCGTTCTGTTTATTGATCTGGACCGGTTCAAGCACGTCAATGACTCTTTGGGCCATGATGTGGGAGATGAACTGTTAATCCAGGTTTCCAAACGTATCGAAGCCTGCCTGCGGCGTAGCGATACCGTTGCCCGGCTAGGGGGGGATGAATTTACTGTTATCCTCTCCACAGAGAGTAACCCCCATATCTATGCCCAGATCGCAGAAAAAATTATCTCAGAGCTGCGTCAACCGTTCCATATCCGTGACCGGCAACTCTACATCGGTGCCAGTATTGGTATTGTCAGCTATCCCGCTGAAGGACTGACCTATGAACAGCTGACCAAGAATGCCGATACCGCTATGTATCGCGCCAAAGCAGCGGGGGGCAGCAGCTACCGTTTCTTCTCCTCAGAGATGGATGAGGAAAACATGTCCCGGCTCTCCTTGGAAGAGGAGTTGCACATGGCCATGGAGCGGGATGAGTTGGCGCTACACTACCAACCCAAAGTAGACCTCGTATCCAATAGCGTTGTTGGGGTGGAGGCTCTGATCCGCTGGTACCACCCCTCCAAAGGCACAGTATCGCCGGTCCAGTTTATTCCCCTAGCCGAAGAGAATGGGTTGATCATCCCCATTGGCCAATGGGTGTTGGAAACCGCCTGCCAGCAAGCTAGAACTTGGCTGGATCAAGGCATTGATTCGGTACGGGTTGCCGTCAACCTTTCGGGCCGCCAGTTTCAAAATCCAAATCTACTGGATGAAATCCAAGTCACCTTGGATCGGTTTAACCTACCCAGAGGCAGCATTGAACTGGAGATCACCGAAAGTGTGGCCATGGATGATGTGGAGAAGACAGTGGCCATCGTGGAACGTATGCGGGCCATGGGCTTGCACATCTCTGTGGATGACTTTGGAACCGGTTACTCCTCTTTGAGCTACCTGAAAAAGCTACCCCTGGATTGCCTGAAGGTGGATCAATCCTTTGTACGGGATCTGATGAGTGACTCTGACGATGCTGCCATTGTGGACTCCATCATCTCTCTGGCGCGCTCCATGAACCTGAGTGTGGTGGCCGAAGGTGTGGAGACCTTGGATCAACTCTCCTTCCTCAAAGAGAAGGATTGCGATGAAGTGCAGGGCTATTTCTTCTCCAAGCCCCTGCCTGCAGAGGCGATGACACAGCTGATTCTAAACCCTGCCCTCACCCTACAGGCCGCAGGGTAA